In Erigeron canadensis isolate Cc75 chromosome 1, C_canadensis_v1, whole genome shotgun sequence, a single window of DNA contains:
- the LOC122584872 gene encoding MYG1 exonuclease-like has protein sequence MVVGFRTHSLLRLPFSSSFSICSKIKAFSTTAKRVGTHNGTFHCDEALGCFLISRTSKFHAAQFIRTRNPQVLDTLDAVLDVGGVYDPSRDRFDHHQKGFDGILGNGFTTKLSSAGLVYKHYGIEIIAKAIQMDEKHPDVHTLFSAVYKNFVEAVDAIDNGINQYEIDQPPRYVNNTTLSSRISRLNLKWYDTDQSPEKEDQAFQQAMQLAGSEFMDCINFHAKSWLPARSVVMECLAARKNVDSSGEIMLPTRSCPWKLHIFDLEVEMKIDPVLKYVIYQDDRNDKWRVQAVAVSPDKFESRKPLPIYWRGLTDDHLSEVAGISGCVFVHSSGFIGGNKTYEGALAMARASLLA, from the exons ATGGTTGTAGGGTTTAGAACTCATTCCCTCTTACGGCTTCCATtctcatcatcattttcaattTGTAGTAAAATAAAAGCATTCTCAACTACTGCAAAAAGAGTGGGAACTCATAACGGCACTTTCCACTGTGATGAAGCCCTTGGATGCTTTCTCATCTCCCGCACTTCTAAATTTCACGCTGCCCAATTCATTCGCACCCGAAATCCCCAG GTTTTAGACACGCTCGATGCAGTACTCGATGTTGGCGGAGTTTATGATCCAAGCAGAGATCGGTTTGATCATCATCAGAAAGGATTTGATGGTATACTTGGCAATGGATTCACCACTAAGCTAAGTAGTGCTGGCCTTGTGTATAAG CATTATGGAATTGAGATAATTGCAAAGGCAATTCAGATGGATGAAAAGCATCCTGATGTCCATACCCTGTTTTCGGCTGTTTACAAGAATTTTGTCGAG GCAGTTGATGCTATTGACAATGGAATCAATCAGTATGAAATAGATCAGCCTCCTAGATATGTGAACAATACAACTCTGTCTTCTAGAATCTCGAGGTTGAATCTGAAATGGTATGACACTGATCAATCACCTGAGAAAGAGGATCAAGCCTTTCAACAAGCAATGCAGCTGGCTGGGAGTGAATTTATGGAT TGTATCAATTTTCACGCAAAATCATGGTTGCCAGCAAGATCGGTTGTTATGGAATGTCTAGCAGCAAGAAAGAATGTTGATTCCAGCGGAGAAATCATGTTACCGACTAGGTCCTGCCCT TGGAAGCTGCACATATTTGATCTTGAGGTGGAAATGAAAATCGATCCTGTCTTGAAATATGTTATTTATCAG GATGACAGGAACGATAAGTGGCGGGTGCAGGCAGTCGCAGTGTCACCAGATAAATTTGAAAGCCGAAAGCCTCTACCAATTTATTGGAGGGGTTTAACAGACGATCATCTTTCTGAAGTGGCCGGAATATCTGGTTGTGTTTTTGTGCATTCAAGTGGGTTTATTGGTGGCAACAAGACTTATGAGGGTGCACTAGCCATGGCAAGAGCTTCTTTATTGGCATAG
- the LOC122584832 gene encoding rhodanese-like domain-containing protein 14, chloroplastic: MMVALTSVTPHSSSSCFHSKLYRIPFTSYSNLVNENNTTCYFAINPLKFSSRNKSLTRFTIQSAATKTAKTPAEEEWKVKRELLLQKRVRSVDVKEALRLQQQNNFVILDVRPEAEFKEAHPPGAINVQIYRLIKEWTAWDIARRAAFAFFGIFAGTEENPEFLQSVESKLAKSSKIIVACASGGTMKPTQNLPEGQQSRSLIAAYLLVLNGYDNVFHLEGGLYQWFKEDLPIDSSED; encoded by the exons ATGATGGTTGCTCTAACATCAGTTACTCCACACTCATCTTCTTCATGTTTTCATTCAAAGCTTTATAGGATTCCATTTACATCTTATTCGAATCTTGTAAATGAAAACAATACTACTTGTTACTTTGCAATCAATCCACTTAAATTTTCTTCCAGGAACAAGTCTCTTACAAGGTTCACTATCCAAAGTGCAGCAACCAAAACTGCTAAAACACCGG CTGAAGAAGAGTGGAAAGTCAAGAGGGAGCTCCTGCTACAGAAAAGG GTTAGAAGTGTGGACGTAAAAGAAGCATTACgacttcaacaacaaaataacTTTGTGATTCTTGACGTGAGACCAGAAGCAGAGTTTAAAGAG GCTCATCCCCCAGGTGCAATCAATGTGCAAATATACAGACTTATAAAGGAATGGACAGCATGGGACATAGCTAGACGGGCTGCATTTGCCTTTTTTGGTATCTTTGCTGGAACAGAAGAAAATCCCGAGTTTTTGCAAA GTGTGGAATCGAAATTAGCTAAAAGCTCCAAGATCATTGTGGCTTGTGCATCGGGAGGTACAATGAAACCTACTCAAAATCTTCCCGAAGGCCAACAATCAAG GTCACTTATAGCTGCCTACTTGCTAGTACTTAATGGATACGATAATGTCTTTCATTTGGAGGGAGGATTGTATCAATGGTTCAAAGAAGACCTGCCTATAGACTCATCAGAGGATTAA
- the LOC122607560 gene encoding nuclear speckle RNA-binding protein A-like isoform X2, protein MADSYWKYAAADGRQQPPPQQQQQQLHSLMGKRPRSDYDLSGGRDLASYYAREDDRGTHLVVKDSDTIGASYDRYLRGTQLSPYAGVESARPMGLGTRLHEDPRLIGMGLGSADHIAAATSKGRDAGLLGGRPDVALPADASNTLFVEGLPSNCSRREVAHIFRPFVGYKEVRLVTKESRHSSKDPLVLCFVDFESPAEAATAKDALQGFHTKPAKLVAFTPPTYGPFLSKTLKND, encoded by the exons ATGGCCGACTCTTACTGGAAATACGCCGCCGCTGATGGCAGACAGCAGCCGCCGCCgcaacagcaacagcaacaaCTTCACTCCCTCATGGGGAAACGTCCCCGTTCCGACTACG ATCTTTCTGGTGGCCGCGACTTGGCTAGCTATTATGCTCGCGAGGATGATAGAGGAACTCATCTAGTGGTTAAAGATTCTGATACCATTGGAGCATCTTATGACCGTTATTTACGTGGCACG CAACTTTCGCCATATGCTGGCGTTGAGTCTGCTAGACCCATGGGACTTGGCACTCGTCTTCATGAAGATCCCCGCTTGATCGGTATGGGCCTGGGAAGTGCTGATCATATTGCAGCAGCAACCTCAAAAGGTCGGGATGCAGGGCTGTTGGGTGGGAGGCCTGATGTTGCTTTGCCTGCTGATGCCAGCAATACCCTGTTTGTGGAGGGGTTGCCTTCAAATTGTTCACGGAGAGAGGTGGCCC ATATATTTCGGCCTTTTGTTGGCTACAAAGAAGTTCGACTTGTGACCAAGGAATCCAGACAT TCCAGTAAGGATCCGTTGGTGCtttgttttgttgattttgagagTCCAGCTGAGGCAGCTACTGCTAAAGATGCATTACAAG GCTTCCACACAAAGCCGGCGAAGTTGGTTGCTTTTACCCCACCAACCTATGGGCCATTCTTGTCGAAGACTTTGAAAAATGATTGA
- the LOC122607560 gene encoding RNA-binding protein 1-like isoform X1 — MADSYWKYAAADGRQQPPPQQQQQQLHSLMGKRPRSDYDLSGGRDLASYYAREDDRGTHLVVKDSDTIGASYDRYLRGTQLSPYAGVESARPMGLGTRLHEDPRLIGMGLGSADHIAAATSKGRDAGLLGGRPDVALPADASNTLFVEGLPSNCSRREVAHIFRPFVGYKEVRLVTKESRHSSKDPLVLCFVDFESPAEAATAKDALQGYKFDEHDRDSVSLRMQFARYPGARTGGGARSSGGSRGRR; from the exons ATGGCCGACTCTTACTGGAAATACGCCGCCGCTGATGGCAGACAGCAGCCGCCGCCgcaacagcaacagcaacaaCTTCACTCCCTCATGGGGAAACGTCCCCGTTCCGACTACG ATCTTTCTGGTGGCCGCGACTTGGCTAGCTATTATGCTCGCGAGGATGATAGAGGAACTCATCTAGTGGTTAAAGATTCTGATACCATTGGAGCATCTTATGACCGTTATTTACGTGGCACG CAACTTTCGCCATATGCTGGCGTTGAGTCTGCTAGACCCATGGGACTTGGCACTCGTCTTCATGAAGATCCCCGCTTGATCGGTATGGGCCTGGGAAGTGCTGATCATATTGCAGCAGCAACCTCAAAAGGTCGGGATGCAGGGCTGTTGGGTGGGAGGCCTGATGTTGCTTTGCCTGCTGATGCCAGCAATACCCTGTTTGTGGAGGGGTTGCCTTCAAATTGTTCACGGAGAGAGGTGGCCC ATATATTTCGGCCTTTTGTTGGCTACAAAGAAGTTCGACTTGTGACCAAGGAATCCAGACAT TCCAGTAAGGATCCGTTGGTGCtttgttttgttgattttgagagTCCAGCTGAGGCAGCTACTGCTAAAGATGCATTACAAG GTTATAAGTTTGACGAGCACGACCGCGACTCGGTTAGCTTAAGAATGCAGTTTGCTCGCTATCCTGGTGCAAGGACAGGTGGCGGAGCAAGGTCAAGTGGTGGGTCTCGTGGAAGGCGTTGA